The Papio anubis isolate 15944 chromosome 1, Panubis1.0, whole genome shotgun sequence genome window below encodes:
- the LOC101006001 gene encoding cytochrome b-c1 complex subunit 6, mitochondrial isoform X2 produces MGDRILPFLAAVWLCQLAFCTDPLTTVREQCEQLEKCVKARERLELCDERVSSRSRTQEDCTEELFDFLHARDHCVAHKLFNNLK; encoded by the exons ATGGGAGACCGCATTCTGCCATTTCTGGCGGCAGTGTGGCTCTGCCAGCTGGCCTTCTGCACG GATCCCCTAACAACAGTGAGAGAGCAATGCGAGCAGTTGGAGAAATGTGTAAAGGCCCGGGAGCGGCTAGAGCTCTGTGATGAGCGTGTATCCTCTCGATCACGTACACAAGAGGATTGCACGGAGGAGCTCTTCGACTTCTTGCATGCAAGGGACCATTGC GTGGCCCACAAACTCTTTAACAACTTGAAATAA